In Phaeodactylum tricornutum CCAP 1055/1 PHATR_bd_35x35 genomic scaffold, whole genome shotgun sequence, the genomic window CGACGAAAGCAACCCCTCTGTAACGCTGTACGTAGTGGCAATGCAAGTTGGGAGCGCTCGCGATAACCGGGTCGAGGAGAGATCGGATGCTGACGAAGTTGGTGACGCTGACGAATGGATTGTAGTGGAGCGGGTCCCTCGGGAAGAGATTTTTGTATACGACCGGGCTTTTTCGGCGGATTGGCATTTGCCAAACGTTTTTCGACATCCCATGATGATTCCGGATTACGTAATGCCACTCGCATGGATGAACGGGCCGCCAGAGGATGCTTTTTAATTACTCGAATTACGACTCTAGGTTTGTACAACTTGGCTAGCCCCAAATTAGACAGTACATGTGTATCTTTTGATGCATCAATAGGAGAAGAAACAATACTTACTATCTCACCCTCTACACCACCACTGACATTATCAGCATTGGTAGTGAGCCACACTAACACTGCTTgtgtcttccatttccactGAGTTTGGAGTCCCTTCATCCATGGAGGACCCCTCTTCTGCAACAGCATCCACAACATTATCAGTTCTACTAGTGTTGGCTCCTCCCACACTACCACTGCTCGCGTCTTCCATTTGCACCGAGTTTGGAGTCCCTTTGTCCATGGAGGACCCCTCTTCTGCAACATCAACCACAAcagcatttgcaactgcAGCCCTGGAGACCCGAACCAATCTGCCACTAGATTCCTCCATTGGGGATCCCACACTGCTTGTCAATACCGTATTGCTATTCTCTTCCATGGATAGCTCAACATCCTCAATGTCAGTGCTCTTTTCCTCCTTTGTCTCCTTCGCATTGGCAACCTGGACTGCGACGCCAGcatttgttgcatttgtcTTGCTATCCCCAGCCTGCAAACCAGCAATACCACTACCATTGCCATTACCAGAAAGACTTGAGATCTCATCTGATCCCTTGGTGTCAATACCTGCCAGTATATTTGGCACAACAGTGCGTCGCACAGGGAGGCGATAATTGCTCCAGTACACACGCACTGCGTCCACGGGAAGTAACACAACCCTGCGCCCGTGTTCAACTGCCTCGTCGCGCTCGTCCACAAGCATTCGTCCCAAGGACACCTGAAAATCAAGAAAAAGTGCCAATGGCTGCAAAGCCacttcgccgtcgtcgttgctgaTCATATAAAAGAACTGTTCAACAACAAATGGAGGAACCTGCAAGCGAGTAAAGGCAGCATCCGCGTCACAAAGGATATCTTCATGTTCGGACATGGTCAATAAGAGCTACACAACAGGACGACAGCTGTGAGGCATACACACAGTTAGCAAAAGTACCAGACCATCCAACTTACGACACAACACACTCAAGCCAAAACAATGATTCCGCAGCAACACAGATATTCGTGCCAAACGGGCAAATTTGGCAAACGAGACTTCGTGCCCTCACAAAATCAAAGTTCACCTTGCGACACAAAGGAGCCAACCACAGCCCacaacaaacaaatccatACTAGGCTGCCTGGCAATATATCGTTAACAAATCACCCGCGCAATCCACATATACGAGTACGAGTACCAGTAGCAGTACCAGGTAGGCGGGAGCAATTCCCTCCCATTGCCTACGGGAAAAATCCCGCAACACACACGGACACGCACAAACCGAGCCCAGTACATAACATACTCCTTTGTACCCACACACCATGGATACCTTAGAGTTACCGGAACACATCAAACAACTTACTGTAAACATCACAcaccattcactgtcaacataCATCATGCATGACACACATGACTAGAACACTAAATATCTAACTTACCTTCCGACGCTCCTCGGAGACGTTCGACGCCCTCACTGTCGTTGTACTCGTACTGCAAACGGAGAACTCTTCCTCTCCGTCAATTCCGCCCATTCCGGCATCGTCTCTGTCACAGTGCTCTTGCGTAGAAGGAAAACATGCCGTAGTGCGTGTTGGCAACACTGGCAAGTGTTCTGCACAGTTCCAGCTAGAAATAGTCGCCATTGCGGGCGATGACTTTCTATCTATGTGAAAGGCGAGTGGATGCTGATACGTCGTCTTTCCTTGGGTTGGGGGAGATTTTTTGATTGCACGGACAGTGACAGTAATTACTGCTGGATTGTCGGTTCAGCTATCTTACATCAACTGCGCCTTTgtgtttcacagtcaatgaataATATCGGACGACGCCACAAATAATATCACCATCAACAGAGTACTGGTActgaattgacagtgagtgatgTGAGTGATGtgattgattgtgagtgtGAGCGTGCTCGATCGGTCGAAGAGTGACAGTGATAGAGACTGACCGTGACGGGATTGTGAGCGTGCTCGCTCTCCCTGGTGGGTTTTCGGTCGGATATTCTTTTTTCCATGAGAGTAAACTTTGTGATTAGAGAACGAACATACAGGGCAGGGCTACTGAATCTAGAGCTACCAATAGCGGTACTAGCTGGAGAGTTGGAGTGGGATTTGGAACGCCGGCGTGGTATCCAGAGAGCACCCGGAGACACCAGGACAGACATTTACTTTCGATGGACAGAGCCTGCGACGGGTGACCTAACAATTGAAAGggtccccccccccccttcATTGGGTGCAGCTATATTGGTAAAAGGGTAGAGAGATTGCTTTGTCCGTGAACTAGGTTATTACAATGGTCCCGCAAGGGAAATGCCGACAAGTTTTTTCCTTTGCGCTGGGATGGTAGTCGACTGAAAGTAGGTAGTTGGGCGACTGGCCGCCGTACGACCTCCTGTCACGCCGCTAACGTTAGATTGATGCAATGCAAAATGCCTTGCATGATCGAATTTGTGACAGTTGAACAAAACACATGACAAGACGACAGGTACAATCCATCAATATCTTCCCATCGATCCGCGCCTGCTTTCGGACCAACAAAAGGCTTGCGGCACTGATATTGATAGGCTTTCCTTTCGTCACAGCATTCCTTAAAGAACACACACTTCATCAAGAGTCCTGTGTTATCAGTTATCATGCGGCGGCGACAGTATCTCTCCTCATCTGTTTTCGTCCTTTCTCTAACCGTGTCGACATTGTTTGGCTTCCGGCCCTTCTCGTTGCAACACCGGAAAGTGAAGCAGCCAAGATCATGGCGAACAAGTTCAGCTGAGGTCGGCGCACAGATGTCGCTGTTGCCGACAGTCACTCCTCCCGAAACAATTAGGCCCAAGGGTGCCGAATCACTCCCCTTTCGAGCGGAGAACGTTTGGGAAAAGATGGCGTTAAAAATTGCAAAAGCGGACGAAGATCCATCGCAGCTAACAGACTTTGTCCAACTCGTTTCGATTCTACGCGTAGGCTTTCCAGCCCTCGCGCTGGCAATTGTTGCCAATCTTTCTTATCCTCCCATGTCTATGGCACTCGCAAACGTTATTGACGATTCCGGCGTTTTTGCGGTTATATCACAAGATGCTTCACAGTATATTCAGAATATTCTAACAACCTCAGGTCTTGTCTTTGCCCTTCTCGTCGGACAAACCTATTACTTTATGTACcagcagcaagaaaagaTCTATTTAGCTCTCTTTCAAGAGGTCACAATAGCGAAATCGCTCGTAGAACAAGTCAGTTTAGTTTGTCGGGGTCGAGAAACACTATACAGCCGTATCATGGCATGTATAGATCGCTACGTCAAGGAAGATTTGACGCGCTTCAACGATAAAGAGCCCGCTGAACTCATTAGCGCTCGACCCTGTGACGATCCACTCGAAGATATTCTGTACTTGACTAGTGTGGGCGAACCGTCCATTATCTATCAAACCGTGCGTTCTTTGCGCCAGGCACGTGCCTTTCGACTGGGGGCGTTACAACGCAAGTTGCCGGCATTGCACATGACCTTGCTGTGGGTATTGGGCGGGATTGTGCTATGCACGTTTCCATTATTGGGCGCTGGATCCCAGACCATTGGTGGAATGCGTATCCTGATAGTGCAAGCCTGGTATCTTTCGTTTATTGTGTTCGGCATGGCTTTGACGCTCGGTGTCATTTACGAGCTGCAGCGACCGGGTGAGAAGGGCGCCTACAATGCTCGTATGGTTTTGACCGTGATGGTGGCCGGCTTGGAGGAAGAATTGGCCCAGCGATTGAACGGGGACATTGGTTTGGTGTCATCGGATGGATGGCATGAACCTTCGATTGACGGGGATGGTGcctttgaagaagaattaTTGATGCCCAAAGAGTTTTGATGTTGGACCTGCTGAGCCAAACGAGTATCATTTTGCGACTGTAGACGAATCGGGTATAATTTATTCCCAAAGGCCCGACGCTTTTGTACAGTACGCTCAAGCAATGATTTGCGGGACCTACAATCTGGCGAACTGGAGGGCAAAAGTCAAAGAAATTAGAACTATAATTGTCTATATTACAACTGATTCTTTCTtaactcactgtcaataaaaTAAGCCACGTACCAATTCCCTTCGTTGCCCCTGCAGTCCCGCGTTGAATGTGAGTAAAGAATAAAGCTACGACATTTGCCGTTTCCTATGGGTTGGGCTTCGTTTTGTTCTCTTCACTTCTTGAGTACGACGATAGAGGAAGAGCCCATCTCGACTCGAAAGACAAGCGTCAACGACACAGCAGTATTTGTGGttctcctcttcttcatctttttgCCCTACACGCAGGAGCTGCCAACCTAGGTTTCTCCGATGGCGGATCTCTACAAGGACATTCGTGCGACCGTCGACGAAACCGGGCGAGATGACCGCGTCGAAGTCAATCAAAGAGCCTTGATCGACAAGATTCTCGCTCGGTACGCGTCGGCGGGAGCCGTATACAGAGAGCTCTTACAAAATAGCAACGATGCCGATGCGACGACGGCCGAAATATACTTTTCCACCAGTAAAGACGGTAACATAGTGGAACAAGTTGTTTATCGCAACAATGGAATGCCGTTTCGAACGCAAGATTGGTCGCGATTGAGAAAGATTGCCGAAGGAAATCCGGATGTGTCGAAAGTAGGGGCGTTCGGTATGTAAAAGGCAAAGGATACTTCGAGCTACTGACGGGTGATTTACTCTTAATCAGGTAAGACCGAGTCTCACATGCGTTACTGCACTCTCGTTGCTCAACAGGTGTTGGCGCGTACACCATGTTTAGTATTTGCGAAGAGCCACTCGTGATCTCCGGAACAGAGGCACTAGCTTTTGTCTGGAAAGGGGATGCACTCTGGACCAAGTCAGCTCCCAGCAAGGCGAAAGCCACGCCATGGACGTCGTTCGTCTTGCCATCTCGTGATCCTTACCCGTTGCCTGATTTGGCTGAATTTGGCGAGTTCCTGTGCGCTAGTCTCACATTTACCAAGAGTTTGAAAGAGCTCCGGGTCTTTGTCAACAATGAAGAACGTCTCTTGGTAGTCAAAAACTTGGTTCAGGAGCCGCGGCTTGTGTCGACGCCCAAACGAAGCTTGTCCTCGTGGTGGACAAGCAGTAGTGATAGTGTTGTCACAAGCTCCCCGCGAGGCATCTTCTTCCTTGGGCAGCGGGACCAGTCCATTTACGAAAGCGTCTACCGTGTAACCGTTCAGCTGGATGGTGACGTATCCATGACTGACGCTCGTATTGTTTCCGCTACAGCCAATACCAAGCTTCCTGCGGATATGGCACGACGAATGGAACGCgtcacgaagaagaagcctCCCAAACAAGTTCTGGTGGAATTCTTTTTGAACGCAGATGAAATACAATCCCGACCTCTCAATCCTGCTGAACGTGTCACGCGATCTTTTGCCCCACAACCCGGCGCTGGTCGGATTTTCATCGGCTTTCGGACTTCCCAAACGACTGGCCTGGCAGCTCATCTTGCTGCACCTTTTGTACCAACAGTCGAACGGGAAGCGATGGATTTGCAGGATCCGACGCTGAGAATTTTTAACACAGAGCTCCTGGAATTTGCCGGGATTGTTATGCGCCTTTCCTTGGATCATTCCTTTGCATTGCTAGATTCGGATTGGCAGCGAACTGCGTCTGATCGAGATGCGTTGGAGAACAAGCTGGAAGCTGAAGCTGCGACGGCCGCGGCACACGGTGTCTCACGTATACCCGTTGAGAAGCAACACGACAAAGCATGCGATGACAACTCTGACCCCACGTCTGAAATGAACAAGGCGAGGGGTATCATGGGATTTGCTCGGTTCATGGCAAAGTGAGTAGTTTCTTGAAGTATTTCGTTATTCGCATCAGCAAGACGTGCCTaaagtcttcttctttgcttCGTGCCGCAGGAATGCTAAGAAATCCATTGCCTCGGCAGTTAAAACCGTAGAAAAGATGATGGGAGACGGTTCAGAACTGCTCAATCCACCCGATCATCGTCCGCTTTGCAAAGAGGAACGGCAAgccattttgttgatgcagTCATTTTGTCCACAACAGTCGACGCCAGACTACATGGTTGGTACCACTATTGCTCAGGGCTTTTCGCGTTGCATGCCAAACTTGACCCCTCCCGTATTGACGCGTACTGGAGTTGTTCGAGGGGATGTTGCTCGACTGCCGCATCAAGGAATTGAAGGCTTCGTACGGGACAACGTCATTCGTCGAGATGTTTTTGATAACGCCCGGGACTACCACAATGTTATTGCAGAATGTCAAACATTGCAGGTCGATGACTTGCTACTCAACCTGGAGGGCTCAATTTTGGACGAGGAGAAAGCTGTGAAACTCGTCACGTGGTGGACCAAATACAGCCGTGTTGATCCTAACGCGACCGCTACCAAAAGTCTGGCCTTAAAAGATGCCATAAGATTTAACGAAAACCTACTGACTGATACCAAGGACAAAACATCCGCGGGGCGGTCTATTGTGCTGATgcgcaatcttctttttttcgTTGGTGCGGACTCTTTTTTATCAGGCCGAAAGTTGCCACTACCGGAGACAGTGATCCCATCTTCATTACAAGACAGGTTGGGGCTGGCGGTAGTAACCGACGTCTCGCTCAGAGGCTGGTTTGGACCACTGCCCATCGAAATTTGG contains:
- a CDS encoding predicted protein, with amino-acid sequence MADLYKDIRATVDETGRDDRVEVNQRALIDKILARYASAGAVYRELLQNSNDADATTAEIYFSTSKDGNIVEQVVYRNNGMPFRTQDWSRLRKIAEGNPDVSKVGAFGVGAYTMFSICEEPLVISGTEALAFVWKGDALWTKSAPSKAKATPWTSFVLPSRDPYPLPDLAEFGEFLCASLTFTKSLKELRVFVNNEERLLVVKNLVQEPRLVSTPKRSLSSWWTSSSDSVVTSSPRGIFFLGQRDQSIYESVYRVTVQLDGDVSMTDARIVSATANTKLPADMARRMERVTKKKPPKQVLVEFFLNADEIQSRPLNPAERVTRSFAPQPGAGRIFIGFRTSQTTGLAAHLAAPFVPTVEREAMDLQDPTLRIFNTELLEFAGIVMRLSLDHSFALLDSDWQRTASDRDALENKLEAEAATAAAHGVSRIPVEKQHDKACDDNSDPTSEMNKARGIMGFARFMAKNAKKSIASAVKTVEKMMGDGSELLNPPDHRPLCKEERQAILLMQSFCPQQSTPDYMVGTTIAQGFSRCMPNLTPPVLTRTGVVRGDVARLPHQGIEGFVRDNVIRRDVFDNARDYHNVIAECQTLQVDDLLLNLEGSILDEEKAVKLVTWWTKYSRVDPNATATKSLALKDAIRFNENLLTDTKDKTSAGRSIVLMRNLLFFVGADSFLSGRKLPLPETVIPSSLQDRLGLAVVTDVSLRGWFGPLPIEIWADYICNTTCMTDGNRSQEKERVEILSILHQNWMQRYPNERSVFGKFCKGLLYNKRSIPIDNDQHSEFAAEKPSELYLYSAELKAFEGIGSFHKVGHSLKLAGISEEFLLTLGVRKSLSIDILFTNLDKLAWRNDPKPLIEYLRTATLTKEDFSKLVTTKYLPAENNLNTYAPSELYLPSDDIRKLSFVKIFQWPSEVEIAEGSRNGQFLVKLGMKSRPPLSTILDYVVSEVKEGSERIKYLEYLCDRLGPNGAYYKEYCRIPPARKRQLRILPCTVGSVLYSDAATTEIHSPLSCFSDEACNVMGFPIIDPKLGSSRDRYGQAFQCTPEPETELLLTQLMMLVVQARDQASKVGIDGKTELATKTEDAFKSIFRYLSHRSSDFNSTQMIALRTEPFIPCQVKGSISWFKVDQVFFRREEGTPDALTEELFQVVDFSPFLATAGVKQEASTRDLFQIMLLSPRSVFDTLGSEKKYRSLLRRIAADPPFSRVTPQIRKSPFLLAYLLETSEGKNCSDSSEVAKCELAAAESIYIVDNSFFGRMFPVKRAPHESDLEDFYVGLGSKYISKSVSRRFEVVGKDSQDTPLTSALRERILERSPLLVSPSITSRPLVENAAAIVSSENLDFIQAPKLVG
- a CDS encoding predicted protein translates to MSEHEDILCDADAAFTRLQVPPFVVEQFFYMISNDDGEVALQPLALFLDFQVSLGRMLVDERDEAVEHGRRVVLLPVDAVRVYWSNYRLPVRRTVVPNILAGIDTKGSDEISSLSGNGNGSGIAGLQAGDSKTNATNAGVAVQVANAKETKEEKSTDIEDVELSMEENSNTVLTSSVGSPMEESSGRLVRVSRAAVANAVVVDVAEEGSSMDKGTPNSVQMEDASSGSVGGANTSRTDNVVDAVAEEGSSMDEGTPNSVEMEDTSSVSVAHYQC
- a CDS encoding predicted protein yields the protein MRRRQYLSSSVFVLSLTVSTLFGFRPFSLQHRKVKQPRSWRTSSAEVGAQMSLLPTVTPPETIRPKGAESLPFRAENVWEKMALKIAKADEDPSQLTDFVQLVSILRVGFPALALAIVANLSYPPMSMALANVIDDSGVFAVISQDASQYIQNILTTSGLVFALLVGQTYYFMYQQQEKIYLALFQEVTIAKSLVEQVSLVCRGRETLYSRIMACIDRYVKEDLTRFNDKEPAELISARPCDDPLEDILYLTSVGEPSIIYQTVRSLRQARAFRLGALQRKLPALHMTLLWVLGGIVLCTFPLLGAGSQTIGGMRILIVQAWYLSFIVFGMALTLGVIYELQRPGEKGAYNARMVLTVMVAGLEEELAQRLNGDIGLVSSDGWHEPSIDGDGAFEEELLMPKEF